The following coding sequences lie in one Moritella viscosa genomic window:
- a CDS encoding HTH-type transcriptional regulator, TetR family yields the protein MKTRDKIIHTALELFNECGERNVTTNHIAAHLGISPGNLYYHFRNKEDIIDSIFDQYVNYLAEHFQPHREGDVTLEVMMSYLDSMFETMWRFRFLYYSLPTLLSRDPNLHKKYLKFQEVSAQREVDLLFSLQKNKVVNIPMEDLDELANSIKVVLVSWVSYRTTISKDAKVYKTDIYRGILKSIFMMKPYFTEKALVDYQHMREYYLRLATAETVIPEING from the coding sequence ATGAAAACCAGAGATAAGATCATCCATACTGCACTTGAGCTGTTTAATGAATGTGGTGAGCGTAACGTAACGACAAATCATATTGCCGCACATTTAGGTATTAGTCCTGGCAATCTTTATTATCACTTTCGTAATAAAGAAGACATTATTGACTCTATTTTTGATCAATATGTGAATTATTTAGCGGAGCATTTCCAACCTCACCGTGAAGGTGACGTGACATTAGAAGTGATGATGAGTTATTTAGATTCGATGTTTGAAACGATGTGGCGTTTTAGATTTTTGTATTACAGTTTACCGACCCTGTTATCTCGAGATCCAAACTTACATAAAAAATATTTAAAATTCCAAGAAGTGTCAGCACAGCGTGAAGTGGATTTGTTATTCTCTTTACAGAAAAATAAAGTGGTGAATATTCCGATGGAAGATCTGGACGAATTAGCCAACTCGATTAAGGTTGTGCTTGTGTCTTGGGTAAGTTATCGCACCACAATAAGTAAAGATGCAAAAGTATATAAGACGGATATTTATCGTGGCATTCTGAAATCTATTTTCATGATGAAGCCTTACTTTACTGAAAAAGCCCTTGTCGATTATCAGCATATGCGTGAATATTACTTACGTTTAGCGACGGCTGAAACGGTTATACCTGAGATAAATGGCTAG
- the kdtA gene encoding 3-deoxy-D-manno-octulosonic-acid transferase, producing MLSRSLYTALLYATSPLIFSLLLKTKKGKPPVGERWKEFVGITPELAQSQQPIWFHAVSVGEVIAATPIINALQQHYPEQPLLITTTTSTGAERVAALTGNIEHRYFPADYPCAIKQFISRMKPTLCLIMETELWPNMLTICNDENIPTIVVNARLSEKSQQKYQRFQSLFSSPLQKLTHILCQDENDLRRFKTLGLSQTQLSVTGTVKFDIQFSDTIINHGLSLREQFGKQRPVVIASSTHKGEDEIVLAAFEKVKQQHHDALLILVPRHPERFDDVATRCLDKFPHTQRRSQTKATDNLNNIDVYLGDSMGEMPILLAASDICFMGGSLIGDKVGGHNLLEPAALSKACITGPSYYNFADVTAQLLVCDGVAVVNNELELANKINELMTQPEIAVVMGQQAKSVVEKNKGALTKIMQKLTFYIDQTLSQANTK from the coding sequence ATGCTTAGCCGCTCACTTTACACCGCGTTACTTTATGCAACTTCACCCTTGATATTTTCTCTACTGTTAAAGACAAAAAAAGGTAAACCACCGGTTGGGGAACGCTGGAAAGAGTTTGTAGGTATCACACCGGAATTAGCGCAATCACAGCAACCGATCTGGTTCCATGCCGTTTCGGTAGGAGAGGTTATTGCAGCCACCCCCATTATCAATGCCTTACAACAACACTACCCTGAACAACCATTACTCATTACGACGACAACGAGTACTGGTGCAGAGCGTGTTGCGGCCTTAACAGGTAACATCGAACACAGATACTTTCCTGCAGATTACCCTTGTGCGATAAAGCAGTTTATTAGCCGCATGAAGCCAACACTTTGTTTAATTATGGAAACCGAGTTATGGCCTAATATGCTGACTATTTGTAACGATGAAAATATTCCAACTATAGTCGTCAATGCACGATTATCAGAAAAATCACAACAAAAATACCAACGGTTTCAATCATTGTTTTCATCGCCATTACAAAAATTGACCCATATTTTATGTCAAGATGAAAATGATCTACGCCGTTTTAAAACGTTGGGGTTAAGCCAAACGCAGCTTTCTGTCACTGGTACCGTTAAATTTGATATCCAGTTCTCAGATACCATCATCAATCATGGCTTATCACTGCGCGAGCAGTTTGGTAAACAACGCCCTGTCGTCATCGCCTCAAGTACGCATAAAGGTGAAGATGAAATCGTGCTTGCCGCATTTGAAAAAGTAAAACAACAACATCATGATGCATTATTAATATTGGTACCACGCCATCCAGAACGCTTCGATGATGTTGCGACACGCTGCTTAGATAAATTTCCACACACACAACGACGCAGCCAAACTAAAGCGACAGATAATCTAAATAACATTGACGTTTATTTAGGAGACAGTATGGGTGAGATGCCAATTCTACTCGCTGCCAGTGATATTTGCTTTATGGGCGGAAGTTTAATTGGGGATAAAGTCGGTGGACATAACTTATTAGAACCTGCCGCATTATCAAAAGCATGTATCACAGGTCCAAGTTATTATAATTTTGCTGACGTAACAGCTCAATTACTTGTATGTGATGGGGTTGCGGTCGTTAATAATGAGCTTGAATTAGCCAATAAAATAAATGAATTGATGACACAGCCAGAGATTGCAGTGGTCATGGGACAACAAGCAAAAAGTGTCGTAGAGAAGAACAAAGGCGCATTAACCAAGATTATGCAAAAACTAACCTTTTACATCGACCAAACACTCAGTCAAGCTAATACAAAATAG
- the glpE gene encoding thiosulfate sulfurtransferase — protein MDSFKHISINEVQQLISDSTGVKIVDIRDPQSFTDGHIEDSLHLTDSVLGNFMQQTDFDVPVVVVCYHGRSSQGAAQYLVEQGFENVYSMDGGFEAWRRECAFVTK, from the coding sequence ATGGATAGTTTTAAACATATTTCAATTAATGAGGTCCAACAATTAATCAGTGATAGTACAGGTGTTAAAATTGTCGATATTCGCGACCCTCAATCATTTACTGATGGACATATTGAAGATTCATTGCATCTTACTGATTCAGTGTTAGGTAACTTCATGCAGCAAACTGACTTTGATGTGCCTGTTGTGGTTGTTTGTTATCATGGCCGTAGTAGCCAAGGTGCGGCGCAATATTTAGTGGAACAAGGTTTTGAAAACGTATACAGCATGGACGGTGGGTTTGAAGCTTGGCGTCGAGAATGTGCGTTTGTGACAAAATAG
- a CDS encoding membrane protein encodes MIEIGVINNPRMAQAFVDYLAVQKIDSKVAQTEDGFAICLPAMTHVEVASQELDMFLADPYQDKYQAASWDVADTRTANFSYASGNMLSNFLVHAGKVTLTIFILSVAVFAAMYFSMLTQNEFIYAALHFPFDLSISSLSEVWRLFTPALMHFSVLHLVFNLLWWWYLGGQIENKLGSKKLLLLFLVAALIPNIGQFLLAGPNFGGLSGVVYALVGYIWWTGWLAPTQGISLPKPYVGFMLVWLVLGFFPIFGFNVANAAHVLGLMVGCGQAFLDHKFKSSN; translated from the coding sequence ATGATTGAGATTGGTGTAATTAATAATCCACGTATGGCGCAGGCTTTTGTAGATTATTTAGCAGTGCAAAAAATTGATTCGAAAGTCGCACAAACAGAAGACGGGTTTGCGATTTGTCTACCTGCGATGACCCATGTTGAAGTTGCATCACAAGAACTCGATATGTTTTTGGCTGACCCTTATCAAGATAAATACCAAGCCGCGTCTTGGGATGTCGCTGATACGCGTACGGCAAATTTTAGTTATGCTTCGGGTAATATGTTGTCCAACTTTTTAGTGCATGCCGGTAAAGTGACCCTCACTATTTTTATTTTGAGTGTGGCTGTCTTTGCAGCGATGTATTTTAGCATGTTGACACAAAATGAATTTATCTATGCTGCGTTGCATTTTCCTTTTGATTTAAGTATTAGCTCACTGAGTGAGGTTTGGCGTTTATTCACCCCTGCGCTCATGCATTTTTCAGTCTTGCACCTAGTATTTAATTTATTATGGTGGTGGTATCTTGGTGGCCAAATTGAAAATAAGCTGGGCAGTAAAAAATTATTACTGTTGTTTTTAGTTGCTGCGTTAATACCCAATATCGGTCAGTTTTTATTAGCAGGACCTAACTTTGGTGGTTTATCGGGTGTGGTTTATGCCTTGGTCGGTTATATTTGGTGGACAGGTTGGTTAGCGCCAACACAGGGTATTAGTTTACCCAAGCCTTATGTTGGTTTTATGCTGGTTTGGCTTGTGCTCGGCTTTTTCCCAATATTTGGTTTTAATGTTGCTAACGCTGCACATGTACTTGGTTTAATGGTTGGTTGTGGCCAAGCATTTTTAGACCATAAATTTAAATCTTCTAATTAG
- the hldE gene encoding bifunctional protein HldE, translating into MEIILPDFNNAKILVVGDVMLDRYWTGDSSRISPEAPVPIVKVNNVEDRPGGAANVALNLAALGASAKLLGLTGNDEAAQALCGKMNAVDVICDFLQLDDYPTITKLRVLSRGQQVIRLDFEESVAAVDTQPLVAKTIDNFSDYSVMIVSDYNKGALVEVQQMIQAAKQQGVKVFVDPKGCDFEKYRGATLLTPNLSEFEAVVGYCKNEQDLVDKGRKLITEYDLEALLVTRSEKGMTLIRAEQDEFHLPALAQEVYDVTGAGDTVISVLAAAVSAGTSLEEACALANAGASVVVAKIGTSTVSPIELANSVYGSHESGFGVLSEEQLKIAVKSAKLRGEEIVMTNGCFDILHAGHVSYLNSARKLGQRLILAVNSDASVRGLKGSGRPINTCDRRMTVLAALGAVDWVVEFVEETPERLISELLPDVLVKGGDYKVEEIAGHKQVLANGGKVNILQFEDGCSTTAIINAIKS; encoded by the coding sequence ATGGAAATCATTTTACCTGACTTTAACAATGCAAAAATATTAGTCGTTGGCGATGTAATGTTAGATCGTTATTGGACGGGCGATTCGAGTCGTATTTCTCCCGAGGCGCCAGTCCCTATTGTTAAAGTGAATAATGTTGAAGATCGCCCTGGTGGTGCCGCTAACGTTGCGCTTAACCTTGCGGCTTTAGGCGCTAGTGCAAAACTTTTAGGCTTAACGGGTAATGATGAAGCTGCACAAGCGCTATGCGGGAAAATGAATGCTGTTGATGTTATTTGTGATTTTTTGCAATTAGATGATTATCCAACGATCACTAAATTACGTGTATTAAGCCGTGGTCAGCAAGTGATTAGATTAGATTTTGAAGAATCAGTTGCGGCAGTCGATACCCAACCTTTAGTCGCCAAAACGATTGATAATTTTTCGGATTATTCAGTCATGATCGTATCGGACTATAACAAAGGTGCCTTGGTTGAAGTGCAACAAATGATCCAAGCAGCAAAGCAACAAGGCGTTAAAGTTTTTGTTGATCCAAAAGGCTGTGATTTTGAAAAATACCGTGGTGCGACCTTGTTAACGCCAAATTTATCGGAATTTGAAGCGGTTGTTGGATACTGTAAGAATGAACAAGACCTTGTTGATAAAGGCCGAAAATTAATTACTGAATATGATCTCGAAGCGTTATTAGTTACGCGTAGTGAAAAAGGCATGACCTTAATTCGAGCTGAGCAAGATGAATTTCACCTTCCTGCATTAGCGCAAGAAGTGTATGACGTGACAGGTGCTGGCGATACTGTTATTTCAGTATTAGCGGCGGCTGTATCTGCGGGTACATCACTCGAAGAAGCTTGCGCATTAGCAAATGCGGGGGCAAGCGTTGTCGTTGCTAAAATTGGTACTTCGACGGTAAGTCCGATTGAATTAGCTAACTCTGTTTACGGCTCTCATGAAAGTGGGTTTGGCGTATTAAGCGAAGAACAGTTAAAAATTGCGGTTAAATCAGCTAAGTTACGTGGCGAAGAGATTGTCATGACTAATGGTTGTTTTGATATTCTGCATGCGGGTCACGTGTCTTATTTAAATTCGGCACGTAAACTGGGGCAACGTTTAATTTTGGCGGTTAATTCTGATGCTTCTGTACGTGGCTTAAAAGGATCTGGTCGTCCGATCAATACTTGTGACCGCCGTATGACAGTTCTTGCTGCCTTAGGTGCCGTTGATTGGGTTGTAGAGTTTGTTGAAGAAACACCAGAGCGTTTAATCTCTGAATTGCTACCTGATGTATTAGTTAAAGGTGGTGATTACAAAGTGGAAGAGATCGCTGGGCATAAACAAGTGCTGGCGAATGGTGGCAAAGTTAATATCTTACAATTCGAAGATGGTTGCTCTACGACTGCGATCATTAATGCGATTAAAAGTTAA